Proteins encoded within one genomic window of Candidatus Scalindua japonica:
- a CDS encoding IS91 family transposase translates to MISLSSIIETFIADFITLYHGSILPSQFKALAAMKDCRTTQSRVMLVQCNDCEKQVFVPHSCGNRNCPHCQSHECQQWLERQLKKEVPADYFMLTFTIPKELRSLAWQHQRLLYSIMIQCCWETVKTFVQNDSVLQGNAGAITVLHTHSRSLDYHPHIHLVMPAGAINQKKKLWSFKKSEGKTRYLFNHKALAKVFRAKMLDAVNKAALTLPVNYPKTWVVDCKFVGNGEKALVYLGRYLYKGVIQEKDIITCKDGQVTFRYQDSKSKKMLTRTLPGPQFLRLILQHVLPKGFRRTRNFGFLHPNSKRLIALLQYLTGINPNKSSAWFRERPKLTCKCCGGIMKIIKTMIPPSHKSRSFPYKLTKEEAVLVM, encoded by the coding sequence ATGATATCTCTCTCCTCTATAATTGAGACCTTCATTGCTGACTTTATCACTCTTTATCATGGTTCGATCCTGCCAAGTCAATTCAAAGCCCTGGCAGCCATGAAGGATTGTCGCACTACGCAAAGCCGCGTCATGCTGGTCCAATGTAATGACTGTGAAAAACAGGTTTTTGTACCGCACTCCTGCGGTAACCGCAATTGTCCTCATTGTCAGAGTCATGAGTGTCAGCAGTGGTTGGAGCGTCAACTGAAAAAAGAAGTGCCTGCTGACTATTTTATGCTCACCTTTACTATACCCAAAGAGCTTCGATCATTAGCATGGCAGCATCAACGCTTGCTTTACTCGATAATGATACAGTGTTGTTGGGAAACCGTAAAAACCTTTGTCCAAAATGACAGCGTATTACAAGGAAACGCTGGAGCCATCACTGTTTTGCACACCCACTCTCGCTCTCTCGATTACCACCCGCATATCCATCTGGTAATGCCAGCCGGGGCCATCAATCAGAAGAAAAAGCTTTGGAGCTTCAAAAAAAGCGAAGGAAAGACGCGGTACCTTTTCAATCACAAAGCGCTGGCTAAAGTGTTTCGAGCAAAAATGCTCGATGCCGTGAACAAAGCGGCTCTTACGCTTCCAGTTAATTATCCCAAAACATGGGTCGTCGATTGCAAATTTGTCGGCAACGGTGAAAAGGCACTGGTCTATCTTGGTCGTTATCTCTACAAAGGGGTCATTCAAGAGAAAGATATTATTACGTGCAAAGATGGTCAGGTGACCTTTCGTTACCAGGATAGTAAGAGCAAAAAAATGCTCACAAGAACACTTCCCGGCCCGCAGTTTCTCAGGTTGATTCTCCAGCATGTTCTACCCAAAGGTTTCAGGCGAACACGGAACTTTGGTTTCCTCCACCCTAATAGCAAACGCTTGATTGCATTGCTTCAGTACCTTACCGGTATCAACCCGAATAAGTCGTCAGCCTGGTTCAGAGAGCGTCCAAAGCTTACGTGCAAATGCTGTGGAGGAATAATGAAGATCATAAAAACGATGATACCTCCATCACACAAATCCAGGTCTTTCCCCTACAAGTTAACAAAAGAGGAGGCTGTTCTGGTTATGTAA
- a CDS encoding DUF2325 domain-containing protein, translating to MSVLIVGGDHLGSIPKELKKIGVDDIRHMNGRNRNVIKRGMPMTMDLIIVLHDYVNHNLTSVTKKQAKECNIPIVFAKRSWSSIYKKLPSCLINN from the coding sequence ATGTCCGTATTAATAGTAGGTGGAGATCACCTTGGCAGTATACCAAAGGAACTTAAAAAGATAGGTGTAGACGATATCCGACATATGAACGGCAGAAACAGAAACGTCATTAAAAGAGGCATGCCGATGACAATGGACTTGATTATAGTATTGCACGATTATGTCAACCACAATCTAACGAGTGTAACCAAGAAACAGGCAAAAGAATGTAACATTCCCATTGTCTTTGCAAAACGATCCTGGTCATCGATATACAAGAAACTACCATCTTGCCTGATCAATAATTAA
- a CDS encoding FAD:protein FMN transferase has product MKMEKKYIYSILILILVFTYGIVTTDYAQAGYDETPTDNYISQVYLTEEQALQEVFPHCDEILFNVVPLTKEEKTQLQNRLRRKIYEEFFVVYMGMKSGEVTGYAIITEEIGKFHPYTFIVSVDLKGKINKIAILVYRESRGSEIAKKRFLYQFKGKSLKNKIRINKDIINISGATMSVVTMCKGVKKILAVVDEFYLSGKKRDKIASLEKIRYGYEDGTGEKQTLKLFKKAALSMSTLFEITIYAPDKYVAEKTFNEVFQELNRLDYLMSNYKKTSVLSELNKNAPSGPADCNKELADVIEQSLQYSEITDGAFDITIGPLMKKWGFFKKQGRIPGKEELESVLGSVSYKNIIIEAKAKKSLAENPVTEKTVSFKNPGTQIDLGGIGKGYAVDRVTLVLKQNGINSALINFAGNIYTFGTPPERTSWVIGLQHPRESEGLLGTFDIKDKAVSTSGDYEKFFTIDGKRYSHIIDPRTGNPVKGVVSVTIVAESATRADALSTGVFVMGQEKGMALIEKLPDVEGIIVYEGAGSRLSTKTSSGMKALFKRNTDKELKSDVIMSGG; this is encoded by the coding sequence ATGAAAATGGAAAAAAAGTATATTTATTCAATACTAATATTAATACTGGTATTTACATATGGGATTGTAACGACCGATTACGCGCAGGCCGGTTATGATGAAACACCAACAGATAACTATATATCTCAAGTTTATTTGACGGAAGAACAGGCATTGCAGGAGGTGTTTCCGCATTGTGATGAGATCCTCTTCAATGTCGTGCCTCTAACGAAAGAGGAAAAGACCCAGCTTCAAAACAGGCTGAGGAGGAAAATCTATGAGGAGTTCTTTGTTGTCTATATGGGTATGAAGTCGGGGGAAGTAACGGGATATGCAATAATCACCGAAGAGATTGGCAAATTTCACCCTTATACTTTCATCGTCTCAGTAGATCTTAAGGGTAAGATTAATAAGATTGCGATACTTGTTTATCGCGAAAGCAGGGGTTCTGAGATTGCAAAGAAGAGATTTCTTTACCAGTTTAAGGGTAAGTCTCTTAAGAACAAAATACGTATTAATAAAGATATCATTAATATCTCAGGTGCAACCATGTCTGTTGTCACCATGTGTAAGGGTGTGAAGAAGATACTGGCGGTGGTTGATGAGTTCTATTTAAGCGGTAAAAAGAGAGATAAAATTGCCTCTCTGGAAAAGATAAGGTATGGCTATGAAGACGGCACAGGAGAGAAACAGACATTAAAACTTTTCAAAAAAGCGGCATTAAGCATGAGTACGCTCTTTGAGATCACTATCTATGCTCCTGATAAATATGTGGCAGAAAAAACGTTCAATGAGGTTTTTCAGGAGTTAAACAGGCTTGATTACCTGATGAGTAATTATAAGAAGACAAGTGTGTTGTCGGAACTAAATAAAAACGCTCCATCAGGACCTGCCGATTGTAACAAAGAGCTTGCTGATGTAATTGAACAATCTTTACAATATAGCGAAATCACTGATGGCGCATTTGATATTACTATTGGTCCACTTATGAAAAAATGGGGATTTTTTAAGAAGCAGGGGAGAATTCCCGGTAAAGAAGAGTTGGAATCGGTATTGGGCTCGGTTTCCTACAAAAATATTATTATTGAAGCAAAAGCCAAAAAATCACTCGCGGAGAATCCGGTAACAGAAAAGACGGTATCCTTTAAGAATCCTGGTACGCAGATTGATCTGGGAGGGATTGGAAAGGGTTATGCGGTTGACAGAGTAACCCTTGTTTTAAAACAGAACGGAATAAATTCCGCGCTTATAAACTTTGCGGGAAATATTTATACATTTGGTACTCCGCCTGAAAGAACGTCATGGGTGATAGGGCTGCAGCATCCACGCGAGAGTGAGGGGCTCCTCGGTACATTTGATATTAAAGATAAAGCTGTCTCCACCTCCGGTGACTACGAAAAATTCTTTACCATTGACGGAAAACGCTACTCACACATAATCGATCCCAGGACCGGTAACCCCGTTAAAGGTGTCGTGAGTGTAACAATAGTAGCAGAGAGCGCGACCAGGGCAGACGCGCTCTCTACAGGGGTCTTTGTTATGGGACAGGAGAAGGGAATGGCTCTTATAGAAAAACTTCCGGATGTTGAAGGTATTATTGTGTATGAGGGTGCTGGCTCCAGGTTATCCACCAAAACCTCTAGCGGAATGAAAGCTCTTTTCAAAAGAAACACCGACAAAGAATTAAAATCAGACGTAATCATGTCAGGAGGTTAA